Proteins co-encoded in one Nonlabens agnitus genomic window:
- a CDS encoding EamA family transporter — MKFSKKTWILILAFFCIYVFWGSTYLWNKMAVLELPPFFLASIRFISASIIIFIIARSLKYSLAITKKQLLNCILAGFLFLAYGNGVFVWALKWVDSGFASLLAALQPLIILLMMRIIQRKKLQWKSMVGVTLGIIGMYFLVSQNDIIAKDGMIIGILMIFTCLIAWCSGSLFVASADLPANFFVATAYQMLSAGVLLVFGSLAFGERWKSPLAWEAQTQISLVCLILFGSIAAFTSFNYLLKNVSPEKVSTSSFINPVIAILLGWYFLEEELSLQTGIAALLLLTGVYFINSRKRTKDDVVATKRP; from the coding sequence ATGAAGTTTTCCAAAAAAACGTGGATATTAATTCTTGCTTTTTTCTGTATCTATGTTTTTTGGGGTAGCACTTATCTATGGAATAAGATGGCAGTGCTTGAGTTACCGCCATTCTTCCTGGCGTCGATTCGATTTATATCTGCCAGCATCATCATATTTATTATTGCTAGATCTTTAAAGTACAGTCTAGCGATTACAAAAAAACAATTGCTCAATTGCATTCTGGCTGGTTTTCTGTTCTTGGCTTATGGTAACGGTGTCTTTGTCTGGGCGCTGAAATGGGTCGATTCTGGTTTTGCATCCTTGCTCGCAGCGTTACAGCCATTGATAATTTTATTGATGATGCGCATTATACAGCGTAAAAAACTACAGTGGAAATCCATGGTAGGAGTCACGCTGGGAATTATAGGGATGTATTTTTTGGTAAGCCAAAATGATATCATCGCAAAAGACGGCATGATCATAGGGATTCTAATGATCTTCACCTGTTTGATTGCATGGTGTAGCGGCAGTCTCTTTGTGGCCTCAGCAGACTTACCAGCCAATTTCTTTGTAGCGACAGCTTACCAGATGTTGTCTGCTGGAGTTTTGTTGGTCTTTGGGAGTTTGGCCTTTGGTGAAAGATGGAAATCACCGCTGGCATGGGAAGCACAAACCCAAATCTCACTGGTTTGTTTGATTCTTTTTGGAAGTATCGCTGCCTTCACCTCGTTTAATTATTTGCTCAAAAATGTATCTCCAGAAAAAGTTTCTACATCCAGCTTTATCAACCCAGTGATCGCTATTTTGCTGGGCTGGTACTTTCTTGAAGAAGAATTAAGTCTTCAAACCGGCATCGCAGCACTCTTGTTATTGACTGGCGTCTATTTCATCAATAGCCGTAAGAGAACAAAGGATGATGTGGTAGCTACTAAGCGGCCATAA
- a CDS encoding Dps family protein, whose product MKKIFILLMACSITGIATAQTNFDLKTHQATPTTKNTAATTESLQSTLYQLIAHYHGVQQAHWNVQGPQFESLHGLLGDFYGALGTDIDRVAERQIILGSPADGRPRQVAQTTILGATPNGFQKDYDVVKDLSTKTQKLSNFLSDQIEITGETNVVTQDLLIDVKAGIDIYLWKIRSFSYN is encoded by the coding sequence ATGAAAAAGATTTTTATTTTATTAATGGCATGCTCAATTACTGGAATCGCCACGGCACAAACCAACTTTGACCTCAAAACCCATCAAGCAACACCGACTACTAAGAATACAGCAGCTACTACAGAAAGTTTGCAATCGACATTGTATCAATTGATCGCTCATTATCATGGTGTACAACAGGCTCATTGGAATGTGCAAGGTCCACAATTTGAAAGTCTACACGGATTGTTAGGAGATTTCTATGGCGCTCTAGGTACGGACATTGATCGAGTTGCGGAACGTCAAATCATTTTAGGCAGTCCAGCTGACGGCAGACCTAGACAAGTAGCTCAAACTACTATATTGGGAGCAACGCCTAATGGTTTTCAAAAGGATTATGATGTTGTAAAAGATCTTTCTACAAAAACTCAAAAACTCAGTAATTTTTTATCGGATCAGATTGAAATTACTGGTGAGACTAATGTGGTTACCCAAGATTTATTGATTGATGTAAAAGCTGGAATTGATATCTACCTATGGAAAATAAGATCGTTTTCTTATAATTAG
- a CDS encoding PepSY domain-containing protein: protein MGRKTSNKVRMYHRYLGFFLAGIMAVYAISGVALIFRNTDYLKQQVTVEETLDSNLSPEQVGKELKIKDFEASKVTDKEIAFKTGVYNVQTGFVSYTKLQNPYLLDKLQNFHKAKTGQPLYYLNILFGVSLLFFVVSAFWMFLPSTPIFKKGMWFAAAGLVLTLVLLFV from the coding sequence ATGGGAAGAAAAACCTCTAATAAAGTAAGAATGTATCACCGCTATCTAGGCTTTTTTCTAGCGGGAATCATGGCTGTGTATGCCATAAGTGGCGTGGCGCTCATTTTTAGAAATACAGATTACTTAAAGCAACAGGTGACTGTTGAAGAAACGTTGGATTCTAACCTTAGTCCTGAACAGGTGGGAAAAGAACTTAAGATAAAAGACTTTGAAGCAAGTAAAGTAACTGATAAAGAAATTGCCTTTAAAACAGGTGTTTATAATGTCCAAACTGGTTTTGTCTCTTACACAAAGTTGCAAAACCCTTATTTATTAGATAAGCTTCAAAATTTTCACAAGGCAAAAACAGGACAGCCTTTATATTATCTAAATATCCTATTTGGTGTTAGTCTATTATTCTTTGTAGTGTCGGCTTTCTGGATGTTTTTACCGTCCACGCCTATTTTCAAAAAAGGGATGTGGTTTGCCGCCGCTGGATTGGTACTCACGCTGGTGTTGCTATTTGTTTAA
- a CDS encoding L-serine ammonia-lyase, with product MSEIPKKIEAISVFDMLKIGVGPSSSHTLGPWRAARNFLGKLRDKGVLGNVTAIEIDLYGSLSLTGKGHATDIAVILGLTNADPQTCDIAEIPETVQYVNHQHLLQLDGVHLITFHPEKAIRFNKNFLPFHPNGIRFKAVLDSGKSIFETYYSIGGGFFVQKERKRAARQRAIFECFPRPVSNAVDLLAYCERENKSVSQIVLENEEYLNDPEDIDSRLQDIWDVMLDSMYTGCHTEGILPGGLNVRRRAYDTHQRLQKGAEYSNKEEWIEAIRGTEVKFREILKWVSCFALAVNEVNASLGRVVTAPTNGSAGVIPAVLMYYLVIENHSADFKDIKKFLLVAGEIGSLFKKGATISAAMGGCQAEIGVSSAMAAGALTELMGGTPAQVLMASEIAMEHHLGMTCDPIAGLVQIPCIERNAMGAIKAINACEMALDTDAKNAKVPLDKIIQTMWQTAQDMNSKYKETSEGGLAVNVALSDC from the coding sequence ATGAGTGAAATACCTAAAAAAATCGAGGCCATAAGTGTATTTGATATGCTTAAAATAGGCGTTGGCCCATCCAGTTCTCATACACTAGGACCATGGCGAGCAGCGCGCAATTTTTTAGGGAAATTGCGAGATAAAGGTGTTTTAGGAAATGTTACTGCCATAGAAATTGATCTTTATGGCTCTCTTTCCTTGACAGGAAAGGGTCACGCGACTGACATCGCAGTCATCTTAGGACTCACCAATGCAGATCCACAAACTTGCGATATAGCAGAGATTCCAGAAACCGTGCAGTATGTCAACCACCAGCACTTGTTGCAGCTGGACGGTGTTCACCTCATCACGTTTCATCCAGAAAAGGCGATTAGGTTCAATAAAAACTTTTTGCCATTCCATCCTAACGGTATTCGATTCAAAGCCGTGCTGGATTCAGGTAAGTCGATATTTGAAACCTATTACAGTATAGGCGGCGGATTCTTTGTGCAAAAGGAACGCAAAAGAGCAGCGAGACAAAGAGCTATTTTTGAATGTTTTCCACGACCGGTTTCCAATGCGGTAGATTTATTAGCCTACTGTGAGCGAGAAAATAAATCGGTTTCACAGATTGTTTTGGAAAACGAGGAGTACCTCAATGATCCTGAAGACATCGATTCCCGCTTGCAAGATATTTGGGATGTGATGCTGGACTCGATGTACACTGGTTGTCATACAGAAGGTATCTTGCCAGGTGGTTTGAATGTAAGACGCCGAGCCTATGATACGCACCAGCGTTTACAGAAAGGCGCCGAATACTCCAATAAAGAAGAATGGATTGAAGCTATAAGAGGAACTGAGGTAAAATTTAGGGAGATTCTTAAATGGGTTTCCTGTTTTGCTCTAGCCGTTAATGAAGTCAACGCCTCTCTAGGTAGAGTAGTCACCGCACCAACTAACGGTAGCGCTGGCGTCATTCCAGCCGTATTGATGTATTATTTAGTGATTGAAAACCATTCTGCCGATTTTAAAGACATCAAGAAGTTCCTACTCGTTGCGGGAGAAATAGGTTCGTTGTTTAAGAAAGGAGCCACCATAAGCGCGGCAATGGGCGGTTGTCAAGCAGAAATAGGCGTAAGTAGTGCCATGGCTGCTGGTGCATTAACCGAGCTTATGGGCGGCACGCCAGCCCAAGTATTAATGGCAAGCGAGATCGCTATGGAACATCACCTAGGAATGACTTGCGATCCCATTGCTGGATTGGTCCAGATTCCATGTATTGAGAGAAATGCCATGGGCGCTATCAAAGCCATTAATGCCTGTGAGATGGCATTGGATACAGATGCCAAAAATGCCAAGGTGCCACTGGATAAAATCATTCAAACTATGTGGCAAACGGCACAAGACATGAACTCCAAATACAAGGAAACTAGTGAAGGCGGTCTGGCCGTAAACGTAGCCTTATCGGATTGCTAG
- a CDS encoding CBU_0592 family membrane protein, with amino-acid sequence MLTATDWIGAIGVFLILLAYFLTVIKKVKTEDLTFILLNFVGASLACFASILLEYWPFIILDACWSLISLYSLVNYFTRKNQL; translated from the coding sequence ATGTTGACAGCTACAGATTGGATAGGTGCTATAGGAGTCTTCCTTATTTTACTGGCGTACTTCCTCACGGTAATAAAGAAAGTAAAGACCGAAGATCTAACTTTTATACTCCTCAACTTTGTGGGCGCATCGCTGGCCTGCTTTGCTTCCATCCTATTGGAATACTGGCCGTTTATAATTCTGGACGCCTGCTGGAGTTTGATTTCTTTATACTCATTGGTGAATTACTTCACTCGAAAAAACCAACTTTAA
- a CDS encoding M42 family metallopeptidase encodes MADKSILNDTSMEFLEKYLNTASPTGYEWNGQQVWMDYLKPYVDEFITDNYGTAVGVINPDAKYKVVIEGHADEISWYVNYITDDGLIYVVRNGGSDHQIAPSKRVNIHTPQGIVTGVFGWPAIHTRDKSKEESPKLENIFIDIGAEDKEEVLKMGVDVGCVITYPDKFMVLNKNKFVCRALDNRMGGFMIAEVARLLKENKKELDFGLYVTNSVQEEIGLRGAEMITQTIKPNVAIVTDVTHDTTTPMIDKKTNGDAAIGKGPVLAYAPAIQNKLRNIIMETATKNKIPFQRRATSRSTGTDTDAFAYSNGGVPSALISLPLRYMHTTVEMVHREDVENVIKMIYETLLVLKADQSFNYFEGRSEKLI; translated from the coding sequence ATGGCAGACAAGAGCATACTTAACGATACATCGATGGAATTTCTAGAGAAATACCTCAATACAGCATCGCCTACCGGTTATGAATGGAATGGGCAGCAAGTATGGATGGATTATCTTAAACCTTATGTGGATGAATTTATTACTGACAATTATGGTACCGCTGTAGGTGTCATCAATCCAGATGCAAAATATAAAGTGGTAATAGAAGGACACGCCGATGAAATCTCGTGGTATGTCAACTATATTACTGATGATGGACTAATTTACGTCGTGCGCAATGGTGGATCTGACCACCAGATTGCACCGTCAAAAAGAGTGAACATTCATACACCGCAGGGAATTGTTACAGGCGTTTTTGGCTGGCCAGCGATTCACACTCGTGATAAATCCAAAGAGGAATCTCCAAAACTCGAAAACATCTTTATCGATATAGGTGCCGAGGATAAGGAAGAAGTGCTTAAAATGGGCGTTGATGTAGGCTGCGTCATTACCTATCCAGATAAATTCATGGTGCTGAACAAAAACAAATTTGTCTGTCGTGCCCTGGATAACCGCATGGGCGGATTCATGATCGCCGAAGTGGCCCGATTGCTTAAAGAGAATAAAAAGGAATTGGACTTTGGGCTTTATGTGACCAACAGCGTGCAGGAAGAAATAGGTTTACGTGGCGCCGAAATGATCACACAAACGATCAAACCTAACGTGGCCATCGTGACAGACGTAACACATGACACGACTACACCTATGATCGATAAGAAAACCAATGGTGATGCTGCCATAGGTAAAGGTCCAGTACTGGCTTATGCACCTGCAATACAAAATAAGCTGCGCAACATCATCATGGAAACAGCGACGAAAAATAAGATTCCTTTCCAGCGTCGCGCTACCAGTCGTTCTACAGGAACTGATACGGATGCATTTGCCTACAGCAATGGCGGTGTACCTAGCGCCTTGATTTCACTGCCGTTGCGTTATATGCACACCACAGTGGAAATGGTGCATCGCGAAGACGTAGAGAACGTGATTAAAATGATCTATGAAACCTTGCTGGTTCTTAAAGCAGATCAAAGCTTCAATTATTTTGAAGGTCGCAGCGAGAAACTCATCTAA
- a CDS encoding DUF4294 domain-containing protein: MIQRLYFVMLLLMCSAFAKAQTIPSSPQPTDSVKTATADYFYIDGDSVSAVELDEILLIQDLKFTSRYERVRYLILQRKVKRVWPYAKLAAERLTELDRRLATIDNKGDQRRYAKMVENYIEDEFKEELKKLTRTEGQILIKLIHRQTGDTAFELIKRLRSGWSAFWFNNTASFFDISLKEEYQPMTVVEDFYIEDILQQQFKRDTLEPQDPAIPVDYFAGRALWKDFEANLPPNYDKVNLAERAKKREEYLKKKAKKERRKRRRSN; encoded by the coding sequence ATGATTCAGAGACTTTATTTTGTGATGTTGCTTTTGATGTGTTCCGCTTTCGCGAAAGCGCAAACAATACCATCTTCTCCACAACCTACAGACAGCGTCAAGACCGCAACCGCAGACTACTTTTATATAGACGGCGATAGTGTAAGTGCCGTGGAATTGGATGAAATACTGCTTATCCAAGACCTAAAATTTACCAGCCGTTACGAGCGTGTTAGATACCTGATTTTACAACGTAAGGTAAAACGTGTCTGGCCGTATGCAAAACTCGCCGCAGAACGACTTACCGAACTGGACAGAAGGCTCGCTACCATTGATAACAAAGGCGACCAAAGGCGATATGCCAAAATGGTGGAGAATTACATCGAGGACGAGTTCAAAGAAGAACTGAAAAAACTAACCCGTACGGAAGGTCAGATCCTTATCAAATTGATCCATAGACAGACGGGTGATACCGCTTTTGAATTGATCAAGCGATTGCGCAGTGGCTGGAGTGCGTTCTGGTTCAATAATACCGCGAGTTTTTTTGACATCTCGCTTAAGGAAGAGTACCAGCCCATGACCGTGGTAGAAGATTTTTATATCGAGGACATCCTACAGCAGCAATTCAAACGTGACACGCTGGAACCACAGGATCCAGCCATACCAGTAGATTATTTTGCAGGCCGTGCGTTGTGGAAGGATTTTGAGGCCAATTTGCCGCCTAATTATGACAAAGTCAACCTAGCGGAACGTGCCAAAAAACGTGAGGAGTACTTAAAGAAAAAAGCTAAAAAGGAGCGCCGCAAAAGGAGAAGAAGTAATTAA
- a CDS encoding M48 family metallopeptidase, with translation MDAQTLFYIIIGILSFEFLLERTLSYLNYSWYSKPIPKVVSDVYDAAEYDRSQEYKKTNFRFGTISATVSFVATLMFLFLDGFAIVDAWARSVADHDILVAIVFFGIIAIAGELISLPFSYFGTFVIEERFGFNKTTKKTFIIDKIKGWLLTAVLGGGLLAIVILCYQWAGDDFWWYVWILVFVISLLMNMFYARLFVPLFNKQVPLEEGPLKHKISDYAATVGFQLDKIFVIDGSKRSTKANAYFSGFGSEKRVTLYDTLIDKLTHEEIVAVLAHEVGHYKKKHIIYNLVASTITTGLTLWLFSLFVDSDLLAQALGVTQASFHVGLVAFGLLYAPISRITGLIMSSLSRKFEYQADHYAQKTYAGVPLINALKKLSSSSLSNLTPHPAYVIFHYSHPSLEQRIQAMNG, from the coding sequence ATGGATGCGCAAACCCTTTTTTACATCATTATAGGAATTCTGAGCTTTGAATTTCTATTGGAACGCACCTTGAGCTACCTTAACTACTCCTGGTACTCCAAGCCTATACCTAAAGTTGTGAGCGATGTCTATGATGCTGCAGAATACGATCGCTCGCAGGAATATAAAAAGACCAATTTTAGATTTGGCACCATATCGGCTACTGTTTCCTTTGTCGCAACTTTGATGTTCCTGTTTCTGGATGGTTTTGCCATTGTAGATGCCTGGGCGCGATCTGTGGCAGATCATGACATTCTGGTTGCTATTGTTTTCTTCGGGATCATTGCGATTGCTGGCGAGTTGATCTCATTACCGTTCTCCTATTTTGGCACCTTTGTGATAGAAGAACGTTTTGGTTTCAATAAAACCACAAAAAAAACATTCATTATCGATAAGATAAAAGGCTGGCTGCTTACAGCGGTTTTAGGTGGCGGTTTGCTGGCCATCGTCATTTTGTGCTATCAATGGGCTGGCGATGATTTCTGGTGGTACGTCTGGATTCTGGTTTTTGTGATCTCGCTATTGATGAATATGTTCTATGCGCGATTGTTTGTTCCCTTATTCAACAAACAAGTGCCGCTGGAAGAAGGACCGCTGAAACATAAGATCAGCGATTATGCGGCAACGGTTGGATTCCAGCTGGATAAAATATTTGTCATCGATGGTAGTAAGAGATCTACAAAAGCTAATGCCTATTTCAGCGGATTTGGCAGCGAAAAGCGCGTGACGCTTTACGACACCTTGATTGATAAACTCACCCACGAAGAGATCGTGGCCGTCCTCGCTCACGAAGTAGGCCATTACAAGAAGAAACACATCATCTACAATCTTGTGGCCAGCACAATCACTACTGGATTGACGTTGTGGTTGTTTTCGCTTTTTGTCGATAGTGATTTATTAGCTCAAGCGTTAGGCGTGACTCAGGCATCCTTTCATGTAGGTTTGGTCGCTTTTGGATTGCTCTACGCACCCATTTCTAGAATTACAGGTCTGATTATGAGTTCGCTTTCGCGAAAGTTTGAATACCAGGCAGACCACTATGCCCAAAAAACCTATGCAGGTGTTCCATTAATCAATGCGCTCAAGAAACTTTCCAGTTCGAGCCTAAGCAATTTGACTCCACATCCGGCCTATGTAATTTTTCACTACTCACACCCAAGTTTAGAGCAACGTATACAGGCGATGAATGGGTGA
- a CDS encoding TrmH family RNA methyltransferase, which produces MKYISSPHNAIIRHAEQLQRKSKTRKKEGLFLIEGQREIGLAITGGFEIDKVLICGDILYSSNDFTNDQVIADLGLKGDEELIAVSQDVYEKLAYRSGTEGCIAFAKAKKTNLSNLPLSDNPLILIAESPEKPGNVGALLRTADAAGIDAVIIVDPISDLFNPNVIRSSVGCIFTVPTVIATAAECVAFLKSKSIDLYAATLQTSERYDLVDFKKPAAIAVGTEATGLSQVLRDAATTNIIIPMSGAIDSMNVSVSAAILLFEARRQRGF; this is translated from the coding sequence GTGAAATACATCTCGAGCCCGCATAATGCCATCATACGCCATGCAGAGCAACTGCAGCGCAAGAGCAAGACGCGCAAAAAAGAAGGTCTTTTCTTGATTGAAGGACAACGAGAAATAGGTCTTGCTATTACTGGCGGCTTTGAAATCGATAAAGTGCTCATTTGCGGTGATATTCTTTACAGCTCCAACGATTTTACAAATGACCAGGTCATTGCAGATCTTGGTTTAAAAGGTGATGAAGAATTGATTGCCGTCTCTCAGGACGTTTATGAAAAGCTTGCCTACCGCAGCGGTACGGAAGGTTGTATCGCTTTCGCGAAAGCGAAAAAAACCAATCTATCCAATTTACCATTATCAGACAATCCATTGATTCTCATCGCAGAATCACCGGAAAAGCCAGGAAATGTAGGTGCCTTGTTAAGAACGGCAGATGCTGCTGGAATTGATGCCGTGATCATCGTTGACCCTATATCAGATTTGTTCAACCCCAACGTGATTCGATCCAGTGTAGGCTGTATTTTTACTGTGCCTACGGTCATCGCTACCGCTGCAGAATGTGTGGCGTTTTTGAAAAGTAAATCCATTGATCTTTATGCGGCGACCCTTCAAACCAGTGAACGCTATGACCTTGTGGATTTTAAAAAGCCTGCAGCCATCGCGGTAGGCACTGAAGCTACCGGTTTATCCCAAGTGCTACGAGATGCCGCAACCACTAACATTATTATCCCCATGAGTGGCGCCATTGATAGCATGAATGTGAGTGTGAGCGCAGCTATCCTGCTTTTTGAAGCGAGACGCCAGCGTGGTTTTTAA